One part of the Chryseobacterium sp. 7 genome encodes these proteins:
- the rpsA gene encoding 30S ribosomal protein S1, with protein MSKETNSAEVILNQNVAPEQFDWDSFESGLDADARKEKSDLEEIYNGSLNSLNDNDVLVGRVVRLTDKEAIVDINFKSEGVISLNEFRYNQGLKVGDEVEVMVDKREDKTGQLQLSHRKARTLKAWDKVNELHETGEIVNGFVKSRTKGGMIVDVHGIEAFLPGSQIDVKPIKDYDQFVGKTMEFKVVKINPEFKNVVVSHKALIEADIEGQKKEIIAQLEKGQVLEGTVKNITSYGVFIDLGGVDGLIHITDLSWSRVNHPSEILEDGQTVKVVILDFDDEKTRIQLGMKQLEAHPWDALSADMKVGDKVKGKVVVLADYGAFVEIAPGVEGLIHVSEMSWSTHLRSAGDFVKVGDEVEAEVLTLDREERKISLGIKQLSKDPWENIEAKYPVGSQHVGTVRNFTNFGVFVELEEGIDGLIYISDLSWTKKIKHPSEFCAVGDKLDVVVLELDIQARRLSLGHKQLTENPWDKFETKYAEGTIHAGKAVEVHDKGASVQFEDAEVEAFCPSRLLEKEDGSKIKKGEDAQFKVIEFNKEFKRVVVSHTGIFRDEEKKNVKESSSRNVSSSSNNEERSTLGDIDALAELKRKMEEGK; from the coding sequence ATGTCAAAAGAGACAAATTCAGCAGAGGTTATTTTAAACCAAAACGTAGCACCAGAACAATTTGATTGGGATTCATTCGAATCAGGTCTTGATGCAGATGCGAGAAAAGAAAAAAGCGACTTAGAAGAAATCTACAACGGATCTCTTAACAGCCTGAACGATAACGACGTTTTAGTTGGTAGAGTAGTAAGATTAACTGATAAAGAAGCTATCGTAGACATCAACTTCAAATCAGAAGGTGTTATCTCTCTAAACGAATTCCGTTACAACCAAGGCCTGAAAGTAGGTGATGAGGTAGAAGTAATGGTTGACAAGAGAGAAGACAAAACCGGACAATTACAGTTATCTCACAGAAAAGCGAGAACGCTTAAGGCTTGGGATAAAGTAAACGAACTTCACGAAACTGGAGAAATCGTTAACGGTTTTGTTAAATCTAGAACTAAAGGTGGTATGATCGTTGACGTTCACGGAATCGAAGCATTCTTACCTGGTTCTCAAATTGACGTTAAGCCAATTAAAGATTACGATCAGTTCGTAGGAAAAACTATGGAGTTCAAAGTTGTGAAAATCAACCCTGAGTTCAAAAACGTAGTGGTATCTCACAAAGCATTGATCGAAGCAGATATCGAAGGTCAGAAAAAAGAAATCATCGCTCAGCTTGAAAAAGGTCAGGTTCTTGAAGGAACTGTTAAGAACATCACTTCTTACGGTGTATTCATTGACTTAGGAGGTGTAGATGGATTGATCCACATTACAGACCTTTCTTGGTCTAGAGTGAACCACCCATCTGAAATCCTAGAGGACGGACAGACTGTGAAAGTTGTAATCCTTGATTTCGATGATGAGAAAACAAGAATCCAATTAGGTATGAAGCAATTAGAAGCTCATCCTTGGGATGCTCTTTCTGCTGACATGAAAGTAGGTGACAAAGTAAAAGGAAAGGTAGTAGTTCTTGCTGACTATGGTGCATTCGTAGAAATCGCTCCAGGTGTAGAAGGATTAATCCACGTTTCTGAAATGTCTTGGTCTACTCACTTAAGATCTGCTGGAGATTTTGTAAAAGTAGGTGATGAAGTAGAAGCTGAAGTATTAACTTTAGATAGAGAAGAAAGAAAAATTTCTCTTGGTATCAAGCAATTGTCTAAAGATCCATGGGAAAACATCGAAGCTAAGTATCCGGTAGGATCTCAGCATGTAGGAACGGTAAGAAACTTCACTAACTTTGGTGTATTCGTAGAGTTAGAAGAAGGTATCGACGGATTAATCTACATCTCTGATCTTTCTTGGACTAAGAAAATCAAGCACCCATCTGAGTTCTGCGCAGTAGGTGATAAATTAGACGTTGTAGTTCTTGAATTAGATATCCAAGCTAGAAGATTATCTCTAGGTCACAAGCAATTGACTGAAAACCCATGGGATAAATTCGAAACTAAATATGCTGAAGGAACTATCCACGCTGGTAAAGCTGTAGAAGTTCACGATAAAGGAGCTTCTGTTCAATTCGAAGATGCTGAAGTAGAAGCATTCTGCCCTTCAAGATTATTAGAGAAAGAAGATGGATCTAAAATCAAAAAAGGTGAAGATGCTCAATTCAAAGTAATCGAATTCAACAAAGAATTCAAGAGAGTAGTAGTATCTCACACAGGTATCTTCAGAGACGAAGAAAAGAAAAACGTTAAAGAATCTTCTTCTAGAAATGTAAGTTCTTCTTCTAACAACGAAGAAAGATCTACCCTTGGAGACATCGATGCATTAGCAGAGTTGAAAAGAAAAATGGAAGAAGGTAAATAA
- a CDS encoding T9SS-dependent M36 family metallopeptidase has protein sequence MKNKALPLLFAVFSAFPTVLFGQDNEKLIKDYISQNKIREYKKSDLNNIIIDNVDPSKSLNGNVVKFLQTYNGLPIYSSVGTALIKDNKIVYYTDNFVKDYTASTSGTAVINKGTALQKIAEDLKNPDIANFTILEYLEKTQKKSTSANQRLVYTNDENGNLRLAYEYILMEPKSPNYWNILVDANNGNILMKNNLTVSCNFHHDAYSSDADYSHADHFENTLSGPQNSIVQNNIPFLLPDNASYNVFPLPIEAPTFGSRSIITNPWLLNASPEGWHSDGTNHYTITRGNNVFAYEDAAGTALTAPDYLTGAPADGGAARNFNFPFDINETPLNNRNAAITNLFYLNNKIHDVFYQFGFTETGRNFQQNNFGNGAVGTDDDSVYAEAQDGSGLNNANFSSPPEGYNGKMQMYLWSPIGRVFYYNAPSAAVSRTPGAGTAQFGNPLPMNGITGDVALSSVLDGCTALPAGSLTEKIGLVERGTCAFAVKVKNLQDAGAKAAIVYNNAVNGATIGNMAGNDPTITIPSVLITNAEGEYIKTQMAASTTVNVTLKGNMTPDGSFDNGIVTHEYGHGISNRMTGTGYNCLNSGVSKEQMGEGWSDFFALMLTNKAGDNATVARGTGTYALGQAITGAGIRPAKYSTNLSVNGYTYGNTNGMEYNNGTAIVPDVHSIGFVWATMLWDLHWKYVEKYGYSSDVLSSTPNGSTKVLQLVTDALKLQGCNPSFIEGRNAILAAELATTQGQDKCMIWGVFARRGLGVNASAGVKNNINDQIQDFNVPEECALLSTNEVNSNKNKDVSIYPNPAKDEFYIKFPSNTLGKVSVELYDMTGKLVSSEDKISPDAKKAISTSNLINGTYMVKIKGLGFEASSKVMVKK, from the coding sequence ATGAAAAATAAAGCTCTACCTCTTTTATTTGCAGTGTTTTCTGCATTTCCTACAGTATTGTTTGGACAAGACAATGAAAAACTGATTAAAGATTATATTTCTCAAAATAAAATAAGAGAATATAAGAAGTCTGATCTTAACAATATCATTATTGATAATGTAGATCCTTCAAAATCATTGAATGGTAATGTTGTGAAATTTTTACAGACCTATAATGGCTTGCCAATATACAGCTCTGTAGGAACAGCATTGATTAAGGACAATAAAATTGTTTACTACACAGATAATTTTGTAAAAGATTATACTGCATCTACATCAGGTACAGCTGTTATTAATAAAGGTACAGCACTTCAAAAGATTGCTGAAGATCTTAAGAATCCTGATATTGCCAATTTTACGATTCTGGAATATCTTGAAAAAACTCAGAAAAAATCTACCTCTGCCAATCAAAGACTGGTATATACGAATGATGAGAATGGAAATCTTCGTCTGGCATATGAGTATATCTTAATGGAGCCAAAATCTCCGAATTACTGGAATATTTTAGTAGATGCGAACAATGGGAATATCCTGATGAAAAATAACCTGACGGTATCTTGTAATTTCCATCATGATGCCTATAGTTCAGACGCGGATTATAGCCATGCTGATCATTTTGAGAATACCTTGTCAGGACCTCAGAACAGTATCGTACAAAACAATATTCCTTTCCTTTTGCCGGATAATGCATCTTATAATGTATTTCCATTGCCTATTGAAGCGCCAACTTTTGGTTCAAGATCAATTATTACCAACCCTTGGCTTCTGAACGCTTCTCCTGAAGGATGGCATTCTGACGGAACCAATCATTATACTATTACAAGAGGAAATAATGTTTTTGCTTATGAGGATGCTGCCGGAACGGCTTTAACAGCGCCTGATTACCTTACAGGAGCCCCGGCTGATGGTGGTGCTGCAAGAAACTTTAATTTCCCTTTTGATATCAATGAAACTCCATTAAACAACAGGAATGCTGCTATTACCAATTTATTTTATCTGAACAACAAAATTCATGATGTGTTCTATCAGTTCGGGTTTACAGAAACCGGAAGAAACTTCCAGCAGAACAATTTTGGAAATGGAGCGGTAGGGACAGATGATGATTCTGTATATGCAGAAGCTCAGGATGGAAGCGGGTTAAATAATGCCAATTTCTCTTCACCACCGGAAGGTTATAATGGAAAAATGCAGATGTACCTTTGGTCTCCCATTGGAAGAGTATTTTATTATAATGCACCAAGTGCTGCGGTTTCCCGTACACCGGGAGCCGGAACGGCTCAGTTTGGTAACCCGTTACCTATGAACGGAATAACAGGAGATGTAGCATTATCTTCAGTTTTAGATGGATGTACTGCTTTGCCTGCAGGTTCACTGACAGAAAAAATTGGTTTGGTTGAAAGAGGAACATGCGCCTTTGCTGTTAAAGTAAAAAACCTTCAGGATGCCGGAGCAAAAGCGGCGATTGTTTATAACAACGCAGTGAATGGGGCTACTATAGGAAATATGGCGGGTAATGATCCAACAATTACAATTCCTTCAGTACTTATTACCAATGCAGAAGGAGAATATATCAAAACGCAGATGGCAGCAAGTACAACTGTAAATGTTACCTTAAAAGGAAATATGACTCCTGATGGAAGCTTTGATAACGGAATCGTAACTCATGAATATGGCCACGGAATATCCAACAGAATGACCGGTACCGGATATAACTGTCTGAATTCAGGAGTAAGTAAAGAGCAAATGGGAGAAGGATGGTCTGATTTCTTTGCATTAATGCTTACAAACAAAGCAGGAGATAATGCTACTGTAGCAAGAGGTACAGGTACTTATGCATTAGGACAGGCAATTACAGGGGCTGGTATCAGACCTGCAAAATATTCAACAAACCTTTCAGTTAACGGATATACTTACGGAAATACCAACGGAATGGAATACAACAACGGAACGGCAATAGTTCCGGATGTACACTCCATTGGTTTTGTATGGGCTACCATGCTATGGGATCTTCACTGGAAATATGTTGAAAAATATGGATACTCTTCAGATGTATTATCTTCAACACCTAACGGAAGCACAAAAGTATTACAACTTGTAACAGACGCTCTGAAACTTCAGGGATGTAACCCTAGCTTTATTGAAGGAAGAAATGCAATATTGGCTGCAGAGCTGGCAACTACACAAGGACAGGATAAATGTATGATCTGGGGAGTTTTTGCCAGAAGAGGTTTAGGAGTGAATGCTTCTGCAGGAGTTAAAAATAATATTAATGACCAGATTCAGGACTTCAACGTGCCGGAAGAATGTGCATTATTGAGTACTAATGAAGTAAACAGTAATAAAAACAAAGATGTTTCTATCTATCCAAACCCGGCTAAAGATGAATTCTATATCAAATTCCCAAGCAATACTTTAGGGAAAGTAAGCGTAGAACTGTATGATATGACTGGAAAACTGGTTTCTTCTGAAGATAAAATTTCACCGGATGCTAAGAAAGCAATCTCTACAAGCAATTTGATCAACGGAACTTATATGGTTAAAATCAAAGGACTTGGTTTTGAAGCTTCTTCAAAAGTAATGGTTAAAAAATAA
- a CDS encoding EamA family transporter has product MKKKNILKGVLFVGIGASIYGMLATFVKMAYHDGFTTSEVTTSQFVLGLTGLLILNLIQTLTSKQKLSLPSSKEVRMLLLAGTSLGGTSLFYYIAVQYINVSIAIVLLMQSVWFSVVVESIITKKLPNARKVVSVVIVLLGTVLATNLINMEIELDWHGVFWGLMAAASYTLTMFTSNTLATHLPVFRKSIIMLAGGSVVVFAFLFFAQIGPMYFDGLKSLYLNFTDNTEHIHSFNYSIFLTYGFVLALFGTIIPPILFNVGFPNAGLGLGSIVSSLELPVSVTMAFVLLGEKVFLIQWVGIALILFAIVLMNLPSKKEKEISMA; this is encoded by the coding sequence ATGAAGAAGAAAAATATACTAAAAGGTGTTTTATTTGTAGGGATTGGAGCTAGTATATACGGTATGTTGGCCACTTTTGTGAAAATGGCTTACCATGATGGGTTTACAACCTCGGAAGTGACTACCTCTCAATTCGTTTTAGGTTTGACAGGACTTTTGATCCTTAACCTTATTCAGACTTTAACCTCAAAACAGAAATTATCACTGCCAAGTTCTAAAGAAGTAAGAATGCTGCTGCTTGCAGGAACTTCCCTGGGAGGAACAAGCTTATTCTATTATATTGCGGTACAATATATCAATGTTTCTATTGCTATTGTACTGTTGATGCAGTCAGTTTGGTTCAGTGTAGTAGTGGAAAGTATTATTACTAAGAAGCTGCCCAACGCAAGAAAAGTAGTTTCTGTGGTGATTGTATTGCTGGGAACAGTTCTCGCAACGAATCTTATTAATATGGAAATAGAGCTGGACTGGCACGGGGTATTCTGGGGATTGATGGCGGCTGCTTCCTATACTTTGACGATGTTCACTTCTAATACACTTGCTACCCATCTTCCGGTTTTCAGAAAGAGTATTATTATGTTGGCAGGTGGTTCAGTAGTAGTCTTTGCATTTTTATTTTTTGCTCAGATAGGACCTATGTATTTTGATGGTTTAAAATCATTATACTTAAATTTTACAGACAATACAGAACATATCCACTCATTTAACTATTCAATATTTTTGACCTATGGATTTGTTTTAGCGTTGTTTGGAACGATTATCCCTCCAATTTTATTCAATGTAGGGTTTCCAAATGCAGGATTGGGGCTGGGAAGTATTGTTTCCTCACTGGAGCTTCCGGTTTCTGTAACGATGGCTTTTGTTTTATTGGGAGAGAAAGTGTTTCTCATCCAATGGGTAGGAATTGCCCTTATCCTCTTTGCTATTGTTCTGATGAATTTACCTTCAAAGAAAGAAAAAGAAATTTCGATGGCATAA
- a CDS encoding alpha/beta fold hydrolase, whose product MKHFRNIMTIFTLSVSGFMFSQIKPLDAMLSDYQYPYEVHFLNLTSQGEDLKMAYMDVKPQKSNGKTIMLLHGKNFNGAYWERTAKDLSAKGFRVVIPDQIGFGKSSKPHAYQFSFSQLAENTKGILDELKIDKAIVLGHSMGGMVATRFTLLYPEKVQKLILENPIGLEDYKTFAAYQTIDQAYQSELKNTAETYKNYQLKFYYDNKWKEEYQPWLDLIAGWTLHKDYPQVAWDAALTSDMIYNQPVCYEFKNIKVPTLLIIGTRDRTAIGKDRAPKELQSKMGQYQELGKKTQREITGSKLVEIENVGHLPHIEVYPKFMEALYNFIQ is encoded by the coding sequence ATGAAACATTTCAGAAATATAATGACCATTTTTACTTTATCGGTTTCCGGTTTTATGTTCTCACAGATAAAACCTCTGGATGCAATGTTGTCTGATTATCAATATCCTTACGAAGTTCATTTTCTCAATCTCACATCTCAAGGAGAAGATCTGAAAATGGCTTATATGGATGTAAAACCACAAAAATCCAATGGAAAAACAATTATGCTTCTTCATGGGAAAAATTTTAATGGTGCATATTGGGAGAGAACTGCTAAAGATCTTTCTGCTAAAGGTTTCAGAGTGGTGATTCCGGATCAGATAGGATTTGGAAAATCTTCAAAACCTCATGCGTACCAGTTTTCCTTTTCGCAACTGGCAGAAAATACAAAAGGAATTCTTGATGAACTCAAAATTGATAAGGCAATAGTGCTTGGACATTCAATGGGAGGAATGGTAGCAACCAGATTTACATTACTATATCCTGAAAAAGTCCAGAAACTGATTCTCGAAAACCCAATCGGGCTGGAAGATTATAAGACTTTTGCAGCATATCAAACCATTGATCAGGCTTATCAGTCCGAGCTGAAAAATACAGCCGAAACTTATAAAAATTATCAGCTGAAATTCTATTATGACAACAAATGGAAAGAAGAATACCAACCATGGCTTGACTTAATTGCTGGATGGACGCTTCATAAAGATTATCCGCAAGTGGCCTGGGATGCGGCGCTTACCTCAGATATGATCTACAATCAGCCTGTTTGCTATGAATTTAAAAATATTAAAGTTCCTACATTGCTTATCATTGGCACAAGAGACAGAACGGCAATAGGAAAGGACAGAGCGCCCAAGGAACTTCAGTCTAAAATGGGGCAGTATCAGGAATTAGGAAAGAAAACCCAACGTGAAATTACCGGTTCAAAGCTTGTAGAAATTGAAAATGTAGGGCATCTTCCCCATATTGAAGTTTATCCAAAATTCATGGAAGCCCTGTATAATTTTATACAATAA
- a CDS encoding MFS transporter, with protein MKKTNPIWLLTLLIMFPQFIETIYSPVLPMVQQKFGIKEESVTLTISLYFIAFALGVAFWGIQCDRIGRKKSLEYGLITYGIGALIAIFAPNFIIFLSARIISAFGISVGSIVTQTILRDSYDKDNLSKVFSWIGIGLSISPVVGMITGSVLASFVGHQGVFITLCILALLFFILSKQNITETHHSRKEINTETLKTLFKRMIQDREIIKCCLLIMSFNVLLFSYYSLAPFIFKKYYYSSYAFGYSSIILATGTFAGAKLNRFLLLRNIQPKHLVKASTFTAFIASVLVWILIGTGIYFLVPYFFIVMAFSTAIPNILSTALINYKNETGSAGALLGLIYYVLIGSGLISIGFIQNLGISCVLFSGIGVCTLLLFRNKNK; from the coding sequence ATGAAAAAGACAAATCCTATCTGGCTGTTGACATTGCTTATAATGTTTCCGCAGTTCATAGAAACCATTTACAGTCCTGTTTTGCCTATGGTTCAGCAAAAGTTCGGAATAAAGGAAGAATCTGTAACTCTGACGATCAGTTTATATTTTATAGCATTTGCATTGGGTGTAGCGTTTTGGGGCATTCAATGTGACAGAATCGGAAGGAAAAAATCACTTGAATACGGGCTCATCACCTATGGAATCGGAGCTTTAATAGCTATTTTTGCTCCCAATTTTATTATTTTTCTATCAGCCAGAATTATTTCTGCATTTGGAATTTCTGTAGGTTCTATTGTGACACAAACTATTTTAAGAGACAGCTATGACAAAGACAATCTCAGTAAAGTATTTTCCTGGATCGGAATTGGCTTATCCATAAGTCCTGTGGTAGGAATGATTACCGGTTCAGTACTAGCTTCCTTCGTTGGACATCAAGGTGTATTTATCACATTATGTATATTAGCGCTATTATTCTTTATTCTTTCGAAACAAAACATTACTGAAACTCATCATTCCCGAAAGGAAATCAATACGGAGACTTTGAAAACCCTGTTCAAACGAATGATTCAGGATAGGGAGATTATCAAATGCTGTTTATTAATCATGAGCTTTAATGTCCTGTTGTTTTCATACTATTCACTGGCTCCATTTATCTTTAAAAAATACTATTACTCTTCGTATGCATTCGGATACAGCAGTATCATATTAGCAACTGGCACCTTTGCAGGAGCAAAACTTAACCGATTTCTGTTATTGAGAAACATACAACCTAAACATTTAGTTAAAGCAAGTACATTTACCGCATTTATTGCCTCTGTTTTGGTGTGGATCCTGATTGGTACGGGAATTTATTTTTTAGTTCCCTACTTTTTTATTGTGATGGCATTCAGTACAGCAATCCCTAATATTCTGAGTACAGCACTTATCAATTATAAAAATGAAACAGGAAGTGCCGGAGCTTTACTGGGACTAATTTATTATGTTCTGATAGGTTCAGGATTAATAAGTATTGGTTTTATACAAAATCTGGGAATTTCGTGTGTGCTGTTTTCTGGAATTGGGGTTTGTACTTTATTGCTATTTAGGAACAAAAATAAATGA
- a CDS encoding AraC family transcriptional regulator — MAVLKQNEEFNADSISEKVIGIASDMILHDSGFHFHKTKAQLLYAPSGCMTVTTSDKQLVLPPFRMLWIPANEVHRVNFRNIVAYRSIYFDESYARKYISTGLKVLHVNPLLKEIIERICFWEWSVLKNDQVHLLKVFWDEMQRAPEEKLELKMPKDWRFKKSIEDWTQRNSIPPMLKDLAEKTGAVEKTISRIFKKETGLSYQDWRQQWRLQRSIELLVEGNSIGEVSYVLDFSSDSAFIEFFKKHTGSTPLQYLMKND, encoded by the coding sequence ATGGCTGTATTGAAGCAAAATGAAGAATTTAATGCCGATTCTATTTCGGAAAAGGTAATCGGAATAGCTTCAGATATGATATTGCATGATTCCGGTTTTCATTTTCATAAAACGAAAGCACAGTTGTTGTATGCACCATCAGGTTGTATGACGGTTACTACTTCTGACAAACAATTGGTGCTTCCTCCATTCCGAATGCTCTGGATTCCGGCAAATGAAGTTCACCGTGTTAATTTCCGGAATATTGTAGCTTACAGATCCATCTATTTTGATGAAAGCTATGCAAGAAAATATATCAGTACCGGTCTTAAGGTTTTACACGTAAACCCTTTGTTAAAGGAAATTATAGAACGAATTTGTTTTTGGGAATGGTCTGTCCTTAAAAATGATCAGGTTCATCTTTTAAAAGTATTTTGGGATGAAATGCAAAGAGCACCGGAAGAAAAACTGGAACTTAAAATGCCGAAGGACTGGCGCTTTAAAAAAAGTATAGAAGACTGGACTCAGCGTAATTCTATACCTCCCATGCTGAAAGATCTTGCTGAAAAAACGGGAGCGGTAGAGAAAACAATCAGCCGTATTTTTAAAAAAGAAACTGGATTATCTTATCAGGACTGGAGACAGCAATGGAGGCTGCAGCGCTCCATTGAACTTTTAGTGGAAGGCAACTCAATAGGAGAGGTATCATATGTCCTGGACTTCTCATCTGACAGCGCTTTTATTGAGTTTTTCAAAAAACATACAGGATCTACTCCATTGCAATATCTCATGAAAAACGATTAG
- a CDS encoding SRPBCC family protein has product MDNYTTTIELKATAEKAYDALAHQIPLWWSELFTGASAQVGDIFTVRFGENIHKTIRIKESIHNSRVIWLVEDSLIAVPELKNQTEWIGTSIVWEMEQKENSSLLQLTHVGLNPAVECYDICSGGWDQFIGSLKLFLETGNGTPYKK; this is encoded by the coding sequence ATGGACAATTATACTACTACAATTGAGCTCAAAGCTACGGCAGAGAAGGCTTATGATGCACTTGCTCATCAGATTCCTCTTTGGTGGTCTGAGTTGTTTACTGGTGCCTCGGCACAAGTGGGAGATATATTTACAGTAAGATTTGGAGAAAATATCCACAAGACAATACGGATAAAAGAATCAATACACAATTCAAGAGTGATCTGGCTTGTTGAAGATTCTCTGATTGCTGTTCCTGAATTAAAAAATCAGACAGAATGGATTGGGACAAGTATCGTCTGGGAAATGGAACAAAAGGAAAACAGCAGCTTGCTGCAGCTTACCCACGTGGGGTTAAATCCAGCTGTAGAATGTTATGATATTTGTTCGGGTGGCTGGGATCAGTTTATTGGAAGCCTGAAACTTTTTCTGGAAACCGGAAATGGAACTCCGTATAAGAAATAA
- the rplS gene encoding 50S ribosomal protein L19, which translates to MDLLKYVQDKYIAKKEFPEFKAGDTITVYYEIKEGQKTRTQFFKGTVIQLRGTGSTKTFTIRKMSGDVGVERVFPINMPALQKIEVDRRGRVRRARIYYFRDLRGKKARIKDAAYKKK; encoded by the coding sequence ATGGATTTATTAAAGTACGTACAAGACAAGTACATTGCGAAAAAAGAATTCCCTGAATTCAAAGCAGGTGATACAATTACTGTGTATTACGAAATTAAAGAAGGACAAAAGACCAGAACTCAGTTCTTCAAAGGAACAGTTATCCAATTAAGAGGTACTGGATCTACAAAAACCTTCACTATCAGAAAAATGAGTGGTGATGTAGGTGTAGAAAGAGTATTCCCTATTAACATGCCTGCACTTCAAAAAATTGAAGTTGATAGAAGAGGTAGAGTTAGAAGAGCTAGAATTTACTACTTCAGAGACCTTAGAGGTAAAAAAGCAAGAATCAAAGACGCTGCTTACAAGAAGAAATAA